Proteins from a genomic interval of Paenibacillus lentus:
- a CDS encoding glycoside hydrolase family 1 protein, with amino-acid sequence MTKSMKGFPEHFLWGGATAANQIEGAYNVDGKGLSSADMVAFVPKEQRTGGHAIEITSEQIENILAGKVDARFPKRHGIDFYHRYKEDIALFAEMGFKVFRISINWARIFPNGDDAEPNEAGLQFYENVLDELHKYGIEPLVTLAHYETPLGLTQKYNGWAGREVIGCFAKYAETVFRRYKDKVKYWLTFNEINMMPISPFTGGGVVIDRAENKLQTIYQALHHQFVASALATKLCHEIIPNAKIGCMLARLETYPYSCNPKDILKAQHENQMNLFYTDVHARGEYPKYMDRFFEENHIVLHKEQGDDELLKQYTVDYISFSYYMSITVSDEPEHESAEGNLFGGVKNPYLKTSDWGWQIDPIGLRVTLNTMYDRYQKPLFIVENGLGAYDKVEEDGSIQDTYRIDYLRQHIVQMKEAIRDGVDLMGYTSWGPIDLISMSTSEMSKRYGFIYVDQDDDGNGTLQRSRKASFEWYKKVIATNGEEL; translated from the coding sequence ATGACAAAAAGTATGAAGGGTTTTCCAGAGCATTTTCTGTGGGGTGGCGCAACGGCGGCCAATCAGATTGAAGGAGCTTATAATGTAGACGGGAAAGGTCTGTCCAGCGCGGACATGGTTGCTTTTGTACCTAAAGAGCAGCGTACCGGCGGACATGCTATTGAAATCACCTCGGAACAGATAGAGAACATACTTGCCGGCAAGGTCGATGCTAGGTTTCCGAAGCGTCATGGCATCGATTTCTACCATCGCTACAAAGAAGATATCGCTTTGTTTGCGGAAATGGGTTTCAAGGTGTTCCGTATCTCGATTAACTGGGCACGTATTTTTCCGAACGGGGACGATGCCGAACCGAATGAAGCAGGGCTACAGTTCTATGAGAACGTCTTGGACGAACTGCATAAATATGGCATAGAGCCGTTGGTCACATTAGCTCACTATGAGACGCCGCTTGGCCTAACGCAAAAATACAATGGCTGGGCAGGCCGTGAAGTGATCGGTTGCTTTGCGAAATATGCGGAGACGGTATTTAGACGTTATAAGGATAAAGTGAAATACTGGCTGACATTTAACGAAATCAATATGATGCCAATCAGTCCTTTTACGGGCGGCGGGGTTGTGATTGACCGCGCGGAGAACAAGCTGCAGACGATTTATCAGGCACTGCATCACCAATTTGTTGCTAGTGCTCTGGCTACAAAGCTGTGCCATGAAATTATTCCGAATGCCAAAATCGGCTGTATGCTGGCGCGGCTGGAAACCTACCCGTACTCTTGTAATCCAAAGGATATTCTCAAAGCTCAGCATGAGAACCAGATGAATTTGTTCTACACTGACGTGCACGCCAGGGGAGAATATCCGAAATATATGGATCGATTCTTTGAGGAGAATCATATCGTTCTGCACAAGGAACAGGGGGATGATGAGCTTCTTAAGCAGTATACCGTCGATTACATCTCTTTTAGCTACTATATGAGTATAACTGTATCAGATGAGCCAGAACATGAAAGTGCGGAGGGGAATTTGTTCGGTGGGGTGAAGAACCCTTATCTGAAAACATCTGACTGGGGCTGGCAAATCGATCCCATCGGTCTTCGTGTAACGTTAAATACGATGTACGATCGTTATCAGAAGCCGTTGTTCATTGTAGAGAATGGTCTAGGAGCTTATGACAAAGTGGAAGAAGATGGCTCTATTCAGGACACGTATCGCATCGACTATTTAAGACAGCATATTGTGCAAATGAAAGAAGCGATTAGAGATGGTGTAGATTTGATGGGCTATACAAGTTGGGGGCCGATTGACCTCATCAGTATGTCCACATCGGAAATGTCTAAGCGCTATGGCTTCATTTATGTGGATCAAGATGATGATGGCAATGGAACTTTACAGCGTTCCCGTAAAGCTTCCTTTGAGTGGTATAAGAAAGTAATAGCTACGAATGGTGAAGAACTATAA